The following is a genomic window from Halichoerus grypus chromosome 5, mHalGry1.hap1.1, whole genome shotgun sequence.
GAAACATGTCTCTGGTTCACACCTTCCTTTAAATTCTCCTGATGGAGAATCTCACTACTTCATGCCTGAATCACCACCAACAATTTCCAAAGTGGCCTTTCTGTCACCTGACTCCTGCCCTCCAAATCTGTCTCATCCCCATATTGATCATCCCCTCCAAACCAGTTTGCTCGCTGTTGCTTCCTGCTCACCACCCTCCTTGTTGGTTGCCTCTATGCCAAGTTAAAactcctttctctgcctgataGTTGGGATCCTTCACAGCCCCTTAGCTGTctcttaaatacacacacacacacacacacacacacacacacactcctagtTAATGCAATCTTCCTTTTTACTGCTCCCCCAAATATGTCACTCATTTTAGTCAACCAGATCACTCGACACCATAAAAATCCCACCCGTGGGctcttccttgtctcctttcCAAACCCGTAACATTCTCATCCCAGCCAGGTCCTTTGTGTGTGGCGTGCTGTCCCTCTTGACTTTTACTTTCCAAATTAGCTCCATCCTAATGGAGCCtactcaaatgccacctcttccAGGGAGCCTTCCCTGATCACTTTAGCCccacagttttctttctcttctctgaacaCCCATCCCATCTCCCATCAAGACTGAATTTCATGACATATTACTTCAGTGCACTTCTGTGGATTCATATGCCATCCCGTGTCTCTCAGTGGAGGTCTTATTGCCATTTGTACCAGGGCACTTCTTCAAAGGGCAGGACTGACTGGCACATTTTGGGACATTTGGTGCCCCTCCCTCTTGAAGGCTCTCTGACAGTGTTGCGATTGTGACAAACCCAAATGCTCCGAATACATTTCCAAATGccttaataattaaaaagttcCTTAGAGAAGTTACTAGAACATATACACATCTGTTCAACAGCTAATCTGTTTAAATGGTGAATGTATATagcattttaaagaatgaatccATATTTGTCTTACAGTTGCCAACACAATATAAAACTAGGAAGGAGGCTAATTGTCAGGTGTTAATCACCACTCCATTTCATAAGATGTTCCACTGAACCCTCATTGCAACCCCGGATGCTGCTATTGATCCTCCTTTTctagattaggaaactgaggctcagagagttctGCCTATTCAAGGTCATACTATTCGATTGGAACCCTGGCATGTAAGCCCAGGATTGTTTGGAGCCAAATCTTTGACTTTTTCTTCTATCACCAGCCTCTATAAAGGCTCTATAAAGCCTATCTGTAACAGCTTTGAAATAGGAGTGTGAACATGTAACATAATTAGCAATTTAAAGCACattaatgggcgcctgggtggctcagttggttaagcgacagcgttcggctcaggtcacgatcctggagtcccaggatcgagtcccacatccggctccctgctcagcagggggtctgcttctctctctctgaccctcctctctctcatgctctctctctctctcaataaaaaaaaaaaaaagcacattaataATGCTGATAGGTACTAATGACTATAATTGAGAAGAAGGACATTAGACCAGACAATCTTTTTTAGAATTTACAACAAGAATATAAACTGGAGTCTAATGAACAAATTTACTCACTGACCTTCTTTGCTGCAGACATTAACCCATGCTTGATCTCAAATTGAGATGTACATGTTCTTTACTTTCTTACTGTATTTGTTAATGTTTGTCTTGGCAGATGGTCAACAGCTCTAAGTTTCCCTTAATCAAGTTTTGGGTAATGGATGGCCAAACAAGCCTCGTATTAGGTAGCATTGCTAGACCCAAAGCAACAGGAATCTAAGAGCCGGCAATAGTTCTCAGGTCCTCCCTGTCTGGTATccttaataaaaaatgttctgttAAATCAAATCTCAAAGTATCATTTAAAATGGTGTATAGACTCCCTTTAAGTTATAGTTCCTTATTCATTTCATGCATATCTACAACACCCACATTTATTAGCAGCTCATTTCAGTGTGTGCCCATATGTCCAATTAAAATTCTTCATATATCAGCTAATCTAGAGTTTCGGAAGTAATAGCATGTATATAATCCATATGCGTACTTTAAAAAGTGTGCTCAGCTTCTATCTAAGCACACAGGAAGAACTGTATTCcctgcagggggaaaaaagagagagaaagagccggTATTGCtgatttcaagttttctttttcagctatGAGAATAAATGTTTCCTATGTACTTATTCTgttcagcaaagaagaaaaaggaactgaAAGCTAAGTTCATTAAGTAACTTAGAACAATTGTGTAAATATAGCTGAAAATGTATATGATATACAAGTATTTTATGCTTATATTGTCTTATAAACTGTATCTACTATAACAAAGTTGCACTTCATCCACTAGGAAAACCACTATTTAGCTGTAACCACATCCACATTTGGTGATCTGAAAGCTAAAGGGATTTTTAGTTACGCTTACCAggagaaacacatttaaaaaaatgtaatcattCTTTCTCACCAATGAATTGAAGTTGGTGTTAGCCTTTTTACCAGAACATTTCCTAAGGAGAGTGCGTTTTCCATTTCTGCATGCTGGGACACTTTGTagggagctgggggagaaggTGATAGGCTCTTTCCCCACTAAAACTAGTAAGTCCAGGACCAGGAACCCCTCTCAGTTATTAAATCTCAGTGAGAAGCTGTAGAATGGTAGGAAAGTTTCATTTTTGCTCTGACTCATCTTTTCTCCAACTATCTTATCAAATCTCTGTCATGCCATAGAATTCTTAAAGCTACCCAGCTGCTCCCCAGAGAAGCCACCAATGGTGCAGGTATTTCGATTACATTTCCCAGAGAATCGCACACATTTTAAAAGTGGATTTCTAGAGTTGCtgtttatatttccttctatcctcccagcacctccactgATACCTGCTGGTGTGCTCTCACATTTTCCCCACCTATTTTTAGATCTTCGGTTGCTTTAGAGATGGATTTCACATGTAAAGCAGACGCTTACACTGTGAAACATTGGCatgattgtattttgattttgccGTCAGCTAAGGAGGGCAAAGTTGATGCCATCCTGCAAGGAACTCTATCCCACACTGTTTCCGTGGACTTGCTGGCTCAGGTTTGCTTACCTGCTTCCTCGAAGATACTGTGCTGCTGAAACATCTATTAGAGGTCTTTGAATTCAAACTCTTGTTCTGATGGGTTGAGTCGTTTTTCCATGTCTTAGAGTTTTCTTTAGGATCTGAAGGAATGGGATTTAAGAAGAGGATCCTAGCTATGAATCCATAGAGGACGGTGGCCAGTATCATTGGCATAACATAAAAGACACCAAAGTCCATTAGGTAAATAGGTGAGTAGTAATTCCTGGAGATCTTGTAGCCACAGGACACCACGACAGCATCTTTGTAGGTGCTAATGTTGAGATCCAGCAAGAAGAACCAGAGCATACAATAAATGGATGTGAAGGCCCAGACAAAGATGATGATCTTTTTGGCTCTGGAAAATGTGCAGAGAAACTGGGCTTTGATGGGGTGACAGATCGCTATGTACCTCTCGATGGTAAAGGCTGTGATGGAACAAGAGGATGCATTAATGCCCAAGTACTGGAGGTAAGTGATGCAGAGGCATCCAACGTAGCCGTAGACCCAGGAACCATAGATACTGTCTGTTATGTTGGGGAGGCCTGCAGCCACCAAGACCATGAGATCGGCTACTGCCAGACTCACCAGGTAGCAGTTTGTGGGGGTCCTCATGTGCTTGGTTCTCATGACCACCAACACTACCATGATGTTGCCCACGATGCCCAAACCACAGATTATGAGCACAAGTAAGATGGTGACCACTTGGTACTCGAGGGCCACCACCGCTCTCGGCTGAAGCTGTGTTTGGTTCAGTTCACTTACTGTCTCGTTTTCCATCTTCACAGGTTTGAAGTTTCTCTGAAACACTTCTCAAAACATCCTCTTCCCGGTGGCCTTCCTTTATCGCAGTTGTTCTCTCCCCCTGTGAAGAGTTAGAGTCCAAATTCATTCACAACGTCCCCGTTTCAAATGGAGCCAGTCACGGGCAGGTagctctcttttcctctgctttcacCTCCCGTGTTTCTCCAGTAACAGGGCTCACATGTACTTCTGAAAACTCCCTTTATTGCAACTCTAGTGTAGGATGGAGGAACTGTCTTTAACCAGCTTAATAAGAGGCACCTGTTTCCtcttaatggagaaaaaatgcagaagagaaacagaggaagcTCCCTACTTTGAAAGGGTGCCCAGAAGGAAAAGCTAAATGATATCTGCtagctgaaaaagaaatacaaagaaacctCTCCGATGCTTGGGAAAAGTGTAAAGAGGGAAAAGGGACCAGGCGTGTGGAAAGCGGAGAGGCTCAATGATGAAGCTTGGTAGGAATTTAGAGTTTGCCTCCTTTGCTCTCAGAGGGTGGGATCGCTGGGCTACAAAACGCCAAGTCTTTGAGCCCGCGTTTCCCCCTGCCGCCCTGCCCTACCTTCCCCATAGCGACCAATTTCTTCTCTTACCTTTCCCTCAGTAGCGCTGCCTGCTTTTTTTTCTGGTGGATGAAGCAGTGGAAAGTGCAAGTTTCCAATCCCGCAGGAGGTCTGGTCTACTTTGCGGACGGGGAGACCGCTTTGCAGCGCTCAGTCCTCAGCATCGCAGTTCTCTGAACCCTCTGGACCCTTTGCGAGTGTGGCCCGAGCACGGCCGCAGCTGCCGGAGCTGCCTGGGGAGCCGCGGGGCGAGCCTGTCAAATCAGAGAGCGTCCCCTAATGAGCAcacacgctctctccctctctcccgccCTCTCTTCCTCGCCCTCTctccaccaccgcccccccccccaactgcctGTCCTTTCTCACTGATTCATTATCTTCTCCCCTTGAAGGATCTCCTTTTAAATGTGCTGATGACACCGTCCTCCATCTGGAAGGCTGAAATCCTAAGCAAGGGGTCCAGGAGCGGCGGGGACTGCACTTGCTTCTAGTCTAAGTCCTGCAGGAACTCCAGGACCCGAGCAGCCCTGAAATATATTTACACACCCTGTGTGATAGGACTGTGGGGAGAGCAAATTCTTCTCAGTCCAGACACAGCCCTTGAAGCTTGAAATATCTGTCTGAACTGAAATCAGCTGCTTTCTCTACAATGGAAACCCTTAAACCATTTCTCCAGTGAGCCGGTGATGATGGCCCCCTCCTCTTGTGTTATATGAATGGAAGATGAGTTGAAATTGATTTTAAACCATTTCAGCTGCACTCTGCCGAggcttataaaattatttttctaaaaactcTTTGAGCTAAGAACACGGACTTAAACCTACATATTATctgttcagtttgtttttcaactCTGGCTCTGCATCACTTATTAGAATCTCTCGACCTGTTCCGGGTGCCTCTCCCCTCTTCACCCACCTCTGGTATACCCACCACGGTCCCACCCAGCAACATTTAGTGTGTATTTATCTCTAGGTGAAAATATCCCGTGGAAATCTAGGCCAGGGCCACTCTGGTACCACAGCTCCGAAAGGAAACTTCATGGATGCTTTTTTAGAAAAGTGTACTTCAGCCTGACTTTTATTGCTCTAAAGTAGCCCATGGACAAATCCTTACCGTTTTTTATAGAGGCTCAGAAAACGTGTCTCCCTTCCACCGGCACCAACCGAATATACGGAATGGTAATGTTTGtccacttttattttatgaacTGACATGAAAAACCAGCCCTGAACAAGATTCCTTATATGGTGAATAGTTTGATTCTCCGTTTTAAGAAGTTTAGATGTTCTTCCTTCTAGATGTCGATGGAAGTGTAGATTTAGAGTATACAGAACCATGGGGATATCAAAACCatgtgcggggcgcctgggtggctcagtcgttaagcgtctgccttcggctcaggtcatgatcccagggtcctgggatcgagccccacatcgggctccctgctccgcgggaagcctgcttctccctctcccactccccctgcttgtgttccctctctcactgtgtctctctctgtcaaataaataaaatctttaaaaaaaaaaaaaaaaaaccatgtgcAAGGCTAGGTACCAACAAGATGAAGGTAAAACTCTGGATCGCATTGGGTAATCCCACCCTCTGAACCACCGAGGGCTCCTTGACTATCTACTTCTCTTTTCAAAGCATCCTATCACAAATGAATGACCCACGACCCAGATTCAGCTTTGAGACGTTTATTGTTCGGTGTGTACAGTGCAGGCTCAAGTGTGATTTAAAATGATTTGACTGTTGTCTCCTTTTCAAAACTGGGAGATTGTATACTAACTCTGATTTTCTGCCCctcataaaaattagaaagatcGGACAATCCTGGGCCTCTATTCCTGAATAGAAATAATCAGCTGAAGTTGAGTTGTGGTGGGGGGCAGCGGTGTATGGGGGTCCTTCATACAGGATGTGCCCTCTTGGATTTTCCTCACCCCTCACTTCCTCCCTCTTTGTCTGTCACGCGTGCTGGCTTCCCTCAGTCATCACACATTCCCGGCCTCTGTGGCCATCTGAGGCTTGGTTCCTTACCACATGCAAGTTCCTCAGAGACAGTGGAGGGGACCAGCCAAATGCACAGTCTCTCACCCCGAGTAGGATTTCTGCTGGCACTCTACTTTCCTTCCCCAACTGCTTCAGCACACTGGGTAGCAGatgcccttcctgcctctctctctggaCTAGAGGACAGAGGTTACTCTGAACACCCCATTTCTTGCTTAGCCCTTtacattttggaataaaaaattgCTTCCCAGGAGAAGGCACTGCCTTCCTTCTCCACCCCAACCCACCACTCCAACCCAGAATATCTCTTGAAAAGTCATAGTTCATATAGCCCATCTTCCCACTCCTCCCCAGGATTTGAGCTTTCAGGACTCCTGGGAAGACTTGACTGCAAATCTTACTCTTGGGTAGTAAAGGTGAGGGGAGAGAGCAGCCATAATGCTCTCGGCTCTGGCAACTCCAACTCCATGCCAAATTTTACCATATTCCTCACTGTTTCTATATGACGTCATCATTCTGAGTCTCTATTTTATatctctattcattttttaaaagattttatttgtttatttatttatcagagagagagcaagagagcaagagagagaacacgagtggggtggaggggcagagggagagggagaagcagaccccccgctgagcagggagcccagtgcggggctcgatcctaggaccctgagatcatgacctgagctgaaggcagacgcttaaccaactgagccacccaggcgcccctcatttttgAGCACATAATTGTTACACTCCGCCTATGTACCAGGCACCTAGtatgtaaaattttgtttttatcttcgcATAGGTCGTGGTCTattgggagaagcagacttacAAACAGTTACAGGGAGAAATGCACTAACAGCTTATGTTGAGAGGGTTCAGGTGTGAAGGGAAAGGCATCTGTCAGTGGTGGGGGCCACATTATAACTAACCACGGCTTTTATATCTTTTGAGTACTTCTGACTAGAGAGAAGTTTGAAAACAGTCTAGTGGTATCTGCTTGGAAAAGACTGGTGAGTCCTGAGTACAGCCATGTAGATGGCAAACCCACACACCACACGCATTGCTCATGGCCATTTCAGTCCCAGCCTGTTTTCTCTGACCTCACGCCGTTAGTCAGGCCTTCTCACTCACGTGCCACTCAGCTAGCATCAATAACAACGAGCATGAAACTTCACAGGCTCCTTTGGAAGAATGTCCTTGGACTTCTAGCCGGGACTTTCTTTTTGGTCTGGACTCAGACTTGACCCTTGAGCTTGAGGAGAGATCTAGCACTTCTGCTTCTGACCTCTGGCATTTCCAGTCACACAGCTTACTCTCAGAATCTGGCTTGCCCTTTCCTGGGTACCCCAGGAAACCATTCGCTTGGCAAGTCTCCATTCCTGGGACACATTGGCTGACGTGATATCACACCTGCTGGGCCTGCCTGTCTCTACGCAGGAAGAATGAGGGCAAGCCCCACCCTTATTTCTGGAGGTGATCTTAGCTATCTAGGGAGGAGGTGGCTGTCCACAGGTTGTCATGAATCCATGAGTAGATAGATGATTATTTATACCATCAGCCTTTCTTAAACTTTAGCATGCATCTGAATCTCCTGGAGAGCTTATTAAAATCTAGATTCCTGGTTCCATTCCCGAATTGCTGTTTAAGTAGCTCAGGGATGGGACCTGAGCCTTTCTTACAAACATTTCTTATAAACTtccaggtggtgctgatgctgttggtctgtggaccacacttgGAGCAACACTGACCTAGCTCAATTGTTCTAATGTGGGAGATGGGGAGCAATGATGGATCAGAGTCGCctagacagaattttaaaaatgtacatactagCTTAGTCCTCCTATATGTTTTGGGTATAGGTGTATTCCTACAATTGGACTCAGGCTTGAGAAAGAGATTGGAACTTCGGACAAAAGCAATTGacttgtatatatacatatatatgtgtgtgtatatatatatataatgtatatatatatattacatgcagtatatatgtgtatattatatatgtttctCTATCTTATACTGTCATAACTGGAGCTTGGCTTGGCAGGTGGAAAATTGTTGGGAAAGAATATCTGTGCTCACTTCAGTCAACTGGCACTAGGGTCAGAGGTAATGCAGAGCATGTGACTAGGTCAGTGGTTTGTAGGACCCAGACCAGGGTGAGGAGAAGGCAACATTTCAAGGAGTACCCAAAACCTCAGTGATTAATAGAATCAATATCTTCAtggactattttttaaattaagataaatgCAAACAAGTCTATGATGaataacatatcaaaattttaaataaagacactATCAATATTATGAATTTTTCCCTTCCACCTCAGGCTCCAAGTACTGagccttttataaattttaatattttgcttattatGGATtactttgcattcattttttaaaagattttatttatttatttatttatttatttatttatttatttatttgagagacagagagagtgcaagcagggggaggagcagagggagagggacaagcagactctgcatggaGCCCGGAGCCCCGGAGtcgacagggggctcaatctcatgaccctgtgatcctgacctgaaccgaaatcaagagtagaatgcttaagcgactgagccacccaggagcccctccttttaatttttaaaaatagtacattaAAGTTATATCTTGATTCCTGTTTTATTGGAGCCCCCTTAAATTTTGCACTCTCCCTTGCCTCACCCCATTCTCAGCCTTCTCTTCCCTGTCTGAATTTCAGAACCATCTGGagggcttttaaaaatgcagatactTAGGTCTCTTTCCCAGATATTCTTATTTAATCAGTCAGGAAGCAAAGCCTAAGCTTGGTTAGTTAAACAGTGGTCAAGAATCACTGAGCTAGACCAACAGATATTGGTCTCTGGGGATGAAGGATTGGCGGTCCTTGGTGGTCCAGGCTGTTGGAGGATGAAATAAACTGGATGCAGAGAATGTGCAAAGATTCAGAAAGGTGACAGCATCAGAACATTTTGGCAACAGATCATAGGACTCGAGTTCCTGAGGGAAATTATAGAACTATGCGGGTTTCTAGGTTTAGAGTTGCTGAACCTGGTACAGTCTATCAAGTTAAGAATCAGACACAAACCCAAGGCAAAGACTTACTCCCTGGAACTGAGATATAAGGTCTGGGTTCTGGCAGtagaaaacaaagtcaaaagaggATTTGATGCTGAGTCAACCTAAATACTGAACTAAGAATCCTCTGGGTTCCTCCGTGCAGTATAAGCTTCAGCCTAGAGCCTGGAGTAGGAGAAGGCATTTGGCAAACTCCAGAAAAATGTCAAAATCCATtttcactgaaatttaaatattagcTAGAGAAAATTGTTGGCTGTTGATCAACAAACGAAAATACTTTACGTAATAGGTTTATGAAGTTGTGTTTGTGCTAATTGGAAAAGGCATGGAATCTTTGTGCCCTAAACGGTAAGGTAGGTTAGATGGTAATGGGTCTTTTGGGCACAAACTGcccttcctttttgtttctctattatatatactttatattacTTAATGTCCACATTTGGGGAGAAAATAGGaccttagatttaaaaaaaaatatatagtagaaCTCAACCTAAAAATACCCAGCCAATTCTGTATTCCCTGAACAATTCTGTGTTCAGGCAAATGTTGCTCAGCTTTCTATGTCAAGATTATATTCATCTTTTGAagaatttcatgtaagtggaattatacaatatgaactcttttgtgtctggcttctttaaatcagcataatttttttaaataaatatccatttgTTACATGAATCAGTAGTTTATTCCCTTTTATTGATGCATcctatttcattgtatggatatatggagctaccatattttgtttatacattcacctATTTGTGGACAATTTGATTGTTTTTAggttttggttattatgaataaaacttttattaatatCCATGCAAATACAATGTTTGTGgacatattttgtcatttttcttggaTAAGAGTAACCAAATTCTCCAAGAGTGAAATTGTTGGGACATAAATTTAgtatatgtttatgttttttaagaaactgccaaaatgttttccaaaacaaTTGCACCATTTCACACAAAGCTacataatgttttgttttcatacaaATCTACATAATGGCTAGATGTAAAAAATTCAAAGCAGAAAGTAACCATACACGTTAAGGGTGAACTCTGTTTTATGCATTTATGTGCCTGGCAGCATGCAGCGGACAGAACATACACAATCCACAGAGAAGGCAGTTTGGGTACAACACAAATTGGTGTATATATGAGTGAGttaattttctcaaattattgacttaaaatataattcatagaATAGATGTGATTGAGTAAATGACATGATACCTATCAAACACTCAGTCCAGCCCTTGGCACAAAGTTAAAGTTTAGTGTATTTACTACACTGAACTTGTAGTAGAATATAAAACAAGTAGAAACTTGTTTGTAGAATATAAAACTAGTATTATTAAACTCGATAAAACACCACATAGCGCCTTTATAATATCTAAGTTGTAAAGTGTATCTTGCTGTATCCAATGGGGTTGTTTTAACGGTTTGACTAAGTTATGTCTCTGTGGAGATCCTAGTGccatatcatttttattctttaaaactgAGTTAATGTAAAATATAACGTTGAATGTTTTTATGCCTCAGTAATTTTATTAACTAATCAACAAAAATGCAAGCATTTGTTCTTTCATCATAATTACGTTCATAGCAAGTTAGGGAATTTGTGGAATTGAAATTCTTACTGATGCCTTTGAAATTAGGATGGTAATATAGAAAACTCTGAAAACgtgatttgttttcattgttagGAATTGTTGGCTTAAAGAGTTTTCTAAGACAGAAAGAAGAGCACAGATTATTGAAGTTgtatataataattattgtttAATGATCCGGTCACTTAATTATCAGGTTGTTAGTTGCAGCGGGATATTTGGTGTCACTGACAAGATCATCTTAGCACTGAGGTGCAGAAGGGGTCTTCACGAAGAAAAGATTTGTGACAGTCCCACGGTGACTCCAAGCTATAGGAAGGTGGGTGGAgttgaatagaatagaatagaatagaataggaaTGCAGGTTTGTTTGAAGGAGTTAAGAAAGATCTGCCAAAATTAGAAGTATAGCATCTTTGAGAATCAAAGGCCACTCTAATATTGGAAatgattaaaaaccaaaaaaattaaaaagaggcaTTAATGTGgaccaaattttcattttatgaaatcatCATAGTAATCTCTACTAAGGCaagatatttctgaaatattttattatatattttttaaactttccagtCTGCGGGGAAATCCTTTGCAAAGAAGGATAGCAGGGAAGCAGTGTGGTGGATGAGTCAGGACAGGACATTACAGAGCCATTTCTCACCTTCAGGAGGAAAGGTTCCTTTGCCTGTCCACCTGTTCTCCCGATTCATACTTGTTAAATGTGTACTTAGTATATGCCAACTGTTTGACAGGCTCCATGCCAGACACTGtagatagaaatataaatatgaaaagcaCAGAGCAGCTCCCAGCCTGGCAGGAGTGACTTCCATAAACTGCTAATTATATTGCAGTGTGTTAGCTGCTATAATTGAGGtgtgtacacatttttaaagatgtacaGGGTTAGGAGAGACTAATTCCATGTGAAAAGGTATGGAGCAATTTCAAAGACCAGGGAGAAGATCAACAGGACTCAGGgccaggagaaaaaaacaacaacaagcaaTAAAGAGTTGGACAAATAGCCCCTGGCCAGCCACCTGGGGAATGGAGAAGGTAGGAAGCATAGAAAATTCTCGGTTGGAGAGCAGCAGGTACCTGGTCTCTGAGGATGTCCCACAGTGAAAAGCTCCTCTGTTAA
Proteins encoded in this region:
- the TRHR gene encoding thyrotropin-releasing hormone receptor produces the protein MENETVSELNQTQLQPRAVVALEYQVVTILLVLIICGLGIVGNIMVVLVVMRTKHMRTPTNCYLVSLAVADLMVLVAAGLPNITDSIYGSWVYGYVGCLCITYLQYLGINASSCSITAFTIERYIAICHPIKAQFLCTFSRAKKIIIFVWAFTSIYCMLWFFLLDLNISTYKDAVVVSCGYKISRNYYSPIYLMDFGVFYVMPMILATVLYGFIARILFLNPIPSDPKENSKTWKNDSTHQNKSLNSKTSNRCFSSTVSSRKQVTKMLAVVVILFALLWMPYRTLVVVNSFLSSPFQENWFLLFCRICIYLNSAINPVIYNLMSQKFRAAFGKLCKCKQKPVEKPTNYSVALNYSVIKESDPFSTELDDITVTDTYLSATKVSFDDTCLASEITFSQS